In one window of Pseudochaenichthys georgianus chromosome 5, fPseGeo1.2, whole genome shotgun sequence DNA:
- the LOC117447340 gene encoding SH2 domain-containing protein 5-like isoform X1: MSAFAEINRSMGEAPVGEDGTVTRSAEYVGSFPVDDCCLDDQIEQLHTQLKCLITCKRRRPVSLKFSIKGVKMYNEDETKLLMAHALRRVSLSTAWPSEAQFSFVSHNPGSTDAQLYCHVFQARHSRAAQFLNLLLCRCFQLSYIEKHPEEAQGDSVGSAPRRNPSLLNHGFPLSVSALVSFRRAPFQGLLPGSKNNQKSSDDLNSSQDEVFPTSSPSLVRKKAIRNKVLKSGAYRSFTFTPLKQRNVQEQLSASQGKEQDKVPVRRSRAPSLAETEEALAQTVWCWAGIATDSSFALLADDVLGSYLLCPHPKKPKCGSLIIRFPSGLITHLIGNTHKGKFLLEQCKTEFSSIAELIEHYTEFREELQCLLSCARVNHCYEWEESSSSQQPLNPRKSLNKARIKSTNRKDLV, translated from the exons ATGTCTGCTTTTGCAGAGATAAACAGAAGCATGGGTGAGGCGCCAGTGGGAGAAGATGGTACAGTCACTCGATCAGCAGAG TATGTGGGTTCATTTCCTGTGGATGACTGCTGCTTGGATGACCAGATAGAGCAGCTGCACACTCAGCTGAAGTGCCTCATA ACATGCAAAAGAAGGAGGCCTGTATCCCTAAAATTCTCCATCAAAGGTGTGAAGATGTACAATGAGGATGAAACG AAACTCTTGATGGCTCACGCTCTGCGGCGAGTCTCTCTGTCCACCGCCTGGCCCTCTGAGGCCCAGTTTTCCTTTGTCTCCCACAACCCAGGCAGCACTGATGCCCAGCTCTACTGCCATGTCTTTCAAGCAAGGCATTCAAGAGCG GCACAGTTCCTGAACCTGCTGCTTTGCCGCTGTTTCCAGCTGTCTTACATAGAAAAGCACCCCGAGGAGGCTCAGGGAGACTCTGTGGGCTCGGCGCCGCGTCGCAACCCCTCCCTGCTCAACCACGGCTTCCCTCTCAGCGTCAGTGCCCTGGTGTCCTTCAGAAGAGCTCCTTTTCAGGGCTTGCTGCCGGGATCTAAG AACAATCAAAAGTCTTCCGATGACCTGAACAGCAGCCAAGATGAAGTCTTCCCCACTTCCTCCCCCTCCCTGGTGCGCAAGAAGGCCATCCGCAACAAGGTGCTGAAATCTGGGGCCTACCGCTCTTTCACTTTCACACCGCTCAAACAGCGCAACGTTCAGGAGCAACTGAGTGCCTCACAAG GAAAGGAGCAAGACAAAGTACCGGTAAGGAGATCACGGGCTCCGAGCTTGGCCGAAACGGAAGAAGCACTGGCTCAAACGGTGTGGTGTTGGGCTGGTATCGCAAC tgacAGCAGCTTTGCCCTGCTTGCAGACGACGTTCTCGGGTCATACCTCCTGTGCCCACATCCTAAAAAACCCAAATGTGGCTCTCTCATCATCCGCTTTCCCTCTGGCCTGATCACCCACCTTATCGGAAACACTCACAAAGGGAAATTCCTGCTCGAG CAATGCAAGACTGAATTCAGTTCCATAGCAGAGCTGATCGAACACTACACAGAGTTTCGGGAAGAGCTGCAGTGTCTGCTGAGCTGTGCCCGGGTAAACCACTGTTACGAGTGGGAGGAGAGTTCCAGCTCTCAGCAGCCTCTAAACCCACGCAAGAGCCTAAACAAAGCCAGAATTAAAAGTACCAACAGAAAGGACTTGGTTTAA
- the LOC117447340 gene encoding SH2 domain-containing protein 5-like isoform X2 produces MGEAPVGEDGTVTRSAEYVGSFPVDDCCLDDQIEQLHTQLKCLITCKRRRPVSLKFSIKGVKMYNEDETKLLMAHALRRVSLSTAWPSEAQFSFVSHNPGSTDAQLYCHVFQARHSRAAQFLNLLLCRCFQLSYIEKHPEEAQGDSVGSAPRRNPSLLNHGFPLSVSALVSFRRAPFQGLLPGSKNNQKSSDDLNSSQDEVFPTSSPSLVRKKAIRNKVLKSGAYRSFTFTPLKQRNVQEQLSASQGKEQDKVPVRRSRAPSLAETEEALAQTVWCWAGIATDSSFALLADDVLGSYLLCPHPKKPKCGSLIIRFPSGLITHLIGNTHKGKFLLEQCKTEFSSIAELIEHYTEFREELQCLLSCARVNHCYEWEESSSSQQPLNPRKSLNKARIKSTNRKDLV; encoded by the exons ATGGGTGAGGCGCCAGTGGGAGAAGATGGTACAGTCACTCGATCAGCAGAG TATGTGGGTTCATTTCCTGTGGATGACTGCTGCTTGGATGACCAGATAGAGCAGCTGCACACTCAGCTGAAGTGCCTCATA ACATGCAAAAGAAGGAGGCCTGTATCCCTAAAATTCTCCATCAAAGGTGTGAAGATGTACAATGAGGATGAAACG AAACTCTTGATGGCTCACGCTCTGCGGCGAGTCTCTCTGTCCACCGCCTGGCCCTCTGAGGCCCAGTTTTCCTTTGTCTCCCACAACCCAGGCAGCACTGATGCCCAGCTCTACTGCCATGTCTTTCAAGCAAGGCATTCAAGAGCG GCACAGTTCCTGAACCTGCTGCTTTGCCGCTGTTTCCAGCTGTCTTACATAGAAAAGCACCCCGAGGAGGCTCAGGGAGACTCTGTGGGCTCGGCGCCGCGTCGCAACCCCTCCCTGCTCAACCACGGCTTCCCTCTCAGCGTCAGTGCCCTGGTGTCCTTCAGAAGAGCTCCTTTTCAGGGCTTGCTGCCGGGATCTAAG AACAATCAAAAGTCTTCCGATGACCTGAACAGCAGCCAAGATGAAGTCTTCCCCACTTCCTCCCCCTCCCTGGTGCGCAAGAAGGCCATCCGCAACAAGGTGCTGAAATCTGGGGCCTACCGCTCTTTCACTTTCACACCGCTCAAACAGCGCAACGTTCAGGAGCAACTGAGTGCCTCACAAG GAAAGGAGCAAGACAAAGTACCGGTAAGGAGATCACGGGCTCCGAGCTTGGCCGAAACGGAAGAAGCACTGGCTCAAACGGTGTGGTGTTGGGCTGGTATCGCAAC tgacAGCAGCTTTGCCCTGCTTGCAGACGACGTTCTCGGGTCATACCTCCTGTGCCCACATCCTAAAAAACCCAAATGTGGCTCTCTCATCATCCGCTTTCCCTCTGGCCTGATCACCCACCTTATCGGAAACACTCACAAAGGGAAATTCCTGCTCGAG CAATGCAAGACTGAATTCAGTTCCATAGCAGAGCTGATCGAACACTACACAGAGTTTCGGGAAGAGCTGCAGTGTCTGCTGAGCTGTGCCCGGGTAAACCACTGTTACGAGTGGGAGGAGAGTTCCAGCTCTCAGCAGCCTCTAAACCCACGCAAGAGCCTAAACAAAGCCAGAATTAAAAGTACCAACAGAAAGGACTTGGTTTAA
- the LOC117447340 gene encoding SH2 domain-containing protein 5-like isoform X3 produces the protein MSAFAEINRSMGEAPVGEDGTVTRSAEYVGSFPVDDCCLDDQIEQLHTQLKCLITCKRRRPVSLKFSIKGVKMYNEDETKLLMAHALRRVSLSTAWPSEAQFSFVSHNPGSTDAQLYCHVFQARHSRAAQFLNLLLCRCFQLSYIEKHPEEAQGDSVGSAPRRNPSLLNHGFPLSVSALVSFRRAPFQGLLPGSKNNQKSSDDLNSSQDEVFPTSSPSLVRKKAIRNKVLKSGAYRSFTFTPLKQRNVQEQLSASQGGLSVHKALSRVKELWRKGARQSTGKEITGSELGRNGRSTGSNGVVLGWYRN, from the exons ATGTCTGCTTTTGCAGAGATAAACAGAAGCATGGGTGAGGCGCCAGTGGGAGAAGATGGTACAGTCACTCGATCAGCAGAG TATGTGGGTTCATTTCCTGTGGATGACTGCTGCTTGGATGACCAGATAGAGCAGCTGCACACTCAGCTGAAGTGCCTCATA ACATGCAAAAGAAGGAGGCCTGTATCCCTAAAATTCTCCATCAAAGGTGTGAAGATGTACAATGAGGATGAAACG AAACTCTTGATGGCTCACGCTCTGCGGCGAGTCTCTCTGTCCACCGCCTGGCCCTCTGAGGCCCAGTTTTCCTTTGTCTCCCACAACCCAGGCAGCACTGATGCCCAGCTCTACTGCCATGTCTTTCAAGCAAGGCATTCAAGAGCG GCACAGTTCCTGAACCTGCTGCTTTGCCGCTGTTTCCAGCTGTCTTACATAGAAAAGCACCCCGAGGAGGCTCAGGGAGACTCTGTGGGCTCGGCGCCGCGTCGCAACCCCTCCCTGCTCAACCACGGCTTCCCTCTCAGCGTCAGTGCCCTGGTGTCCTTCAGAAGAGCTCCTTTTCAGGGCTTGCTGCCGGGATCTAAG AACAATCAAAAGTCTTCCGATGACCTGAACAGCAGCCAAGATGAAGTCTTCCCCACTTCCTCCCCCTCCCTGGTGCGCAAGAAGGCCATCCGCAACAAGGTGCTGAAATCTGGGGCCTACCGCTCTTTCACTTTCACACCGCTCAAACAGCGCAACGTTCAGGAGCAACTGAGTGCCTCACAAGGTGGGCTAAGTGTTCACAAAGCGCTTTCAAGAGTCAAAGAGTTGTGGAG GAAAGGAGCAAGACAAAGTACCGGTAAGGAGATCACGGGCTCCGAGCTTGGCCGAAACGGAAGAAGCACTGGCTCAAACGGTGTGGTGTTGGGCTGGTATCGCAAC tga